TCCCTGCTGGGCTTTCAGGTATTTGCACACCTCGCTTATCAGCGCATTGCTCAGGTCTTTCAGCTGGCTGTGCTGGCGCAGCACATCGCTAAAGCGGGCCATGCCCTCGGCGTGCCAGTTTCGCATTTCTGCGGCCTGCTCTACCTGAGCCTGGCTACGTGCCATTTCGGCCAGGGCCGAGCCCAGGGTGCCAGGCAGGCTTTGGGCCACGGTGGCGGCCTGGGCAAAGGCGCGTGCCTCCAGGTGCTTCAGGGCCTGCTGCAGGCTATGCTGGTGCTGCTGGGCCTGCTGTAGGTGCCTGCGCATGTGCCGCTGCTGCCGTAGCACCAGGACGAGGCTGGAAGCTACTGCCAGGATGGCCAGTGCCAGGGCGGTGGCCGGCACCCAGTCGGCATAATCAGCCGGCAGGTACAGCCAGTGTGTAAACAGGCTGGTGTAGCCCAGCCCCAGCAGCCCACCCGCCAGGGCGAGCAGTGCCAGCGGAGGCAGCGCTTGGGTAAGGGTAAGGGTTTGATTTCTCATGGTTCTTTCGTTTTAATAATTTATTCTCTATATGGGTATAGATACGCTGGGTAGCGACAGCTGCCTGGGCTGCCTTGCTTCCGGCAGGCTGGGCCCCCAGCTGGGAGCCCGAGCCTAACGAAAGAAAACCCAGTCTTTATCCGATTTTGAGCATGCCAATTATTTTGCTCTCTCCCTCGGTGCTGTCTATTGCGCTGAACAGGCCGTGCAGGCGCATCTTTTTGCCATTCTTCGCTATCAGGGTGAACTCCTTCTGCTGAGACTGTTGGCTGACTAGCTGGCTATACAGGTCGCTATCCTCCGTAAACTCTGCCAGGTGCCTGCCTGCCAGCTCAGATGCCTCGTAGCCCATTGCTTTTAGCAGCTTGTCGTTAGCCGCCTTTACCCGGCCGTCCTCTAGCTCTATCAGGCCCTGGAAGCTCATGTTCTCTAGCCGGGCCCGCAGCTGCTGTTCGCGCATATGGGCTTCTGCCAGCTTTTCCTCCACATCCAGGTCTCTGGTTTTGCTTTCGGTAATGTCTTGGGCAAATTTTATGTACTTGTACAGTACGCCATCCGAATTGAAGATGGGGTTATAGCTGCCACGAATCCAGACTGTATTGCCATTTTTGGCTAGTCGGCGGAATTCGCCCGATATATACTCGCCAGTCTTCAGCCTTTCCCAGAAGGATTTGTACTCATCGCTCAGGGCATAGCTGTTGTCTACAAAGGTGCGGTGGTGGCGGCCCTGTATGTCTTCCAGCTTATAGCCCATCAGGTCCAGGAAGTTTTTGTTGGCGCTCAGCAGGTTGCCTCGTGTGTCAAACTCCACTACGGCGGTGCTGCGGCTTATGGCATCCAGCTGGCCTTTCAGCTCGGCCTGCAGGCGTGCCATCTCCTCTTGGGTAGCGGCCATTTCCTCGGCATTCTGGCGCAGTTCTTCCTCCTGTGCCTGTGTTTCCTCCAGCATCTGGCTCACCTGTTCCTGCTGGTTTTTCTGATCGGTAATGTCAAAGCGTACGCCTACGTACTTCACCGGTTTGCCATCCGCGCCCAGCACAGGTGCCAGGGTGGCGGCCACCCAGTAGTAGCTGCCGTCTTTTGCGCGGTTTTTTATCTCGGCCTGGAATGTTTTTCCGCTGCTGACGGTGGCCCACAGGCGCTCAAAGATTTCCTGCGGCTGGTGCCCGCTCTTGAGCATTCGGTGGTTTTGGCCCATCAGTTCCTCGCGGCTGTACTTGGCCACCTCGCAGAAGGTGTCGTTGCAGTAGATGATGTTTCCGGCTACGTCGGTTTCGCTTACCAGGGCAGCGGCGTTTAGCACGCCCACCTGTCCGGTCAGTTCGGCCTGCACCCGTTTCATTTCCTCTTGGGTGGCGGCCATTTCCTCGGCGTTTTGGCGCAGTTCTTCCTCCTGTGCCTGCACTTCCTCCAGGGTCTGGCGTATCTGCTCTTGCTGCTCCCTGGCTAGGGTGATGTCTTGGGCAAACTTCATGATCTTGTAGGGGTTTCCTGCCTTGTCCAGGATGGGATTGTAGGTGCCCAGGATCCACACATCCCTACCGTCCTTGCGCTTGCGGTGAAACTCTCCAACCTTCTGTATTCCCTCTGCCAGGCTCGACCAGTGGTTGGCGTATTCCTCTGTGGCCTGCTCTTGTTCGCTTACAAAAATCCGGTGATGCTGCCCCCTGATTTCGTCCAGGGTGTAGCCCATCAGGCCCAGGAAGTTTTCATTCGCAAAGAGGATGTTGCCTTTCAGGTCGAACTCGATGACGGCATTGCTGCGGTTAATGGCATCCATTTGGCCCTCCAGCTGCACCTGTACCCGCGCCATTTCTTCCTGCTGGGCGGCCATTTCCTCGGCATTCTGGCGCAGTTCTTCTTCCTGTGCCTGTGCTTCCTCCAGCATCTGGCTCACCTGCGCCTGCTGGTTCTTCTGCTCGGTAATGTCAAAGCGTACGCCTATGTACTTCACCGGCTTGCCATCTGCACCCAGGACAGGTGCCAGGGTGGCTGCCACCCAGTAGTAACTGCCGTCTTTTGCGCGGTTTTTTATCTCGGCCTGGAAGATCTTACCACTGCTGACGGTGGCCCACAGTCGCTCAAAGATTTCCTGCGGCTGGTGTCCGCTCTTGAGCATGCGGTGGTTTTGGCCTATCAGTTCCTCGCGGCTGTATTTGGCCACCTCGCAGAAGGTGTCGTTGCAGTAGATGATGTTTCCGGCTACGTCGGTTTCGCTTACCAGGGCAGCAGCGTTTAGCACGCCTACTTGTCCGGTCAGTTCGGCCTGCACCCGCTTCATCTCCTCTTGGGTAGCGGCCATTTCCTCGGCATTTTGGCGCAGCTCTTCTTCCTGCGCCTGCACTTGCTCCAGGGTATTGCGGATTTCTTCCTGTTGCTGTCGCTCTTTGGTGATGTCTTGTGCAAACTTGATGATCTTGTAGGGCTTTCCATCTTTGTCCAGGATGGGGTTGTAGCTGCCCAGTATCCAGATAGCTTGTCCCTGCCGGTTTATCCGCATGAACCTCCCGCTTTTCATGGCACCCTGTGCCAGTTGCTGCCAGTGCAGGGCATACTCGGTGCTATTCCGGGTTTCATCGTCTACAAAAATGCTGTGATGGCGTCCCCTTACTTCGTCCAGGGTGTAGCCCATTAGGCCCAGGAAGTTGGCATTGGCCTGCAGGATGTTGCCTTTCAGGTCGAACTCGATGACGGCATTGCTGCGGTTGATGGCATCCATCTGCCCCTGTAGTTCGGCCTGTATGCGGGCCATTTCCTCCTGAGTGGCGGCCATTTCCTCGGCGTTTTGGCGCAGTTCTTCCTCCTTGCTCTGGCTTTCCTCCAGGGCACGCTGTATTTCCAGGTCCTTGCGCTTGCTCTCGCTGATGTCGCTGGCAAACTTTACAACCTTGTAGGGCTTTCCTTCGGCATTCAGGATGGGGTTGTACGTGCCCATGATCCAGATGGGATTGCCCCGGCGGTCTAGTCGGGCAAACTCGCCCATCTGGAATTCACCGGCCTTCAGTTTCTCCCAAAATGTCCGGTACTGGGCGCTGCTGCTCTCCTCCGGGTGGACAAAGATGCTGTGGTGGCGGTCCTTTATTTCATCCAGGGTGTAGCCCATCAGGTCCAGAAACTGCTCGTTGGCGGTCAGTATCTGCCCTTTCATGTCAAATTCCACCAT
This Bacteroidota bacterium DNA region includes the following protein-coding sequences:
- a CDS encoding PAS domain S-box protein, which encodes MERKPNSPIRPSLSLKQRVILLVAFSACIFGGLGIWLLAGLDEALGLRQHTEDTFTRLDRSTGKLYHTTAERHELISQMRMTAAEGKEDHLLILEGKAGGLAAIQQKEISGYTRQFEHADDRAVEASDALLRQLAIYNKAAQQLSDSLIVGNTPFADKLMSGTLSPAFVQIQNQLQTLRGLQKAQMLEAIASQTEGVQRQRVLGILFTILGALLLASLPILLFGRSFRYLRAIHPVLEHLQRGEVSERKLPETSDEVGRIARGINTVSMNLERAASFAHDVGQNKFDTEFVVGGKDDLLGSALVEMRDRLKAVADDEARRNWSIKGMAQFGEILRANQDLDTFADQIISNLTRYIDAIQGAFFLLQDGVSQKPELRLIGCYAYDRKKYMAKTFQLGEGLVGQAAMERGTIYLREVPQNYVNITSGLGQANPESLLVVPLMSNGQLHGVLEFAGFHGFEPHVIEFVEKLAENIASTLTHVKNNERNQQLLQETQRMAESLKANEEELRQNMEELQATHEEMNRLQQEMQGQLAAISRSNAMVEFDMKGQILTANEQFLDLMGYTLDEIKDRHHSIFVHPEESSSAQYRTFWEKLKAGEFQMGEFARLDRRGNPIWIMGTYNPILNAEGKPYKVVKFASDISESKRKDLEIQRALEESQSKEEELRQNAEEMAATQEEMARIQAELQGQMDAINRSNAVIEFDLKGNILQANANFLGLMGYTLDEVRGRHHSIFVDDETRNSTEYALHWQQLAQGAMKSGRFMRINRQGQAIWILGSYNPILDKDGKPYKIIKFAQDITKERQQQEEIRNTLEQVQAQEEELRQNAEEMAATQEEMKRVQAELTGQVGVLNAAALVSETDVAGNIIYCNDTFCEVAKYSREELIGQNHRMLKSGHQPQEIFERLWATVSSGKIFQAEIKNRAKDGSYYWVAATLAPVLGADGKPVKYIGVRFDITEQKNQQAQVSQMLEEAQAQEEELRQNAEEMAAQQEEMARVQVQLEGQMDAINRSNAVIEFDLKGNILFANENFLGLMGYTLDEIRGQHHRIFVSEQEQATEEYANHWSSLAEGIQKVGEFHRKRKDGRDVWILGTYNPILDKAGNPYKIMKFAQDITLAREQQEQIRQTLEEVQAQEEELRQNAEEMAATQEEMKRVQAELTGQVGVLNAAALVSETDVAGNIIYCNDTFCEVAKYSREELMGQNHRMLKSGHQPQEIFERLWATVSSGKTFQAEIKNRAKDGSYYWVAATLAPVLGADGKPVKYVGVRFDITDQKNQQEQVSQMLEETQAQEEELRQNAEEMAATQEEMARLQAELKGQLDAISRSTAVVEFDTRGNLLSANKNFLDLMGYKLEDIQGRHHRTFVDNSYALSDEYKSFWERLKTGEYISGEFRRLAKNGNTVWIRGSYNPIFNSDGVLYKYIKFAQDITESKTRDLDVEEKLAEAHMREQQLRARLENMSFQGLIELEDGRVKAANDKLLKAMGYEASELAGRHLAEFTEDSDLYSQLVSQQSQQKEFTLIAKNGKKMRLHGLFSAIDSTEGESKIIGMLKIG